GGTCCGCGCCATCAAGGACATCGCGAGGCAGGCGGCAGCGGGTGTGGTGCCGACTCGGCGCGCCGCCGCGCGCTTGAGCGACGACGAGCTCGTCGAGCGGCTCACGGCGGCCCGCGGAGTGGGACGCTGGACCGTGGAGATGTTCCTGATCTTCACGCTGGGCCGGGAGGACGTCCTGCCGGTCGACGACTTCGGCGTGCGCGAAGGCTATCGCGTCGCCTACGGCCTGCGGAAGCAGCCCAAGCCCAAGGCGCTCCTGGCCTTCGGCGAGCGCTGGCGGCCGCACCGGACGACCGCGGCCTGGTATCTCTGGCGCGCCGCCGATCGCGCCAGGCGCCCGGCCTTGCCCAAGCGCTAGCGCGAGATGGTCAGCCGCTCGATGCCGTAGCCGGTCGGGTCGACCCAGGGGGCTCCCTCGGCGAAGCGCGTGGAGCGGAAGCGTGAGAGGTCCGCGGTCTCGGGCTTGCCCTTGACGATCCACTCGGCGAGACAGCGGCCGATGGCCGGCGCCGTCTTAAAGGAGGTGCCGGAGTCGCCGAGCATGACCCACAGGCCCGGCACCGAGGGGATCTGGTCGATGATCGGGCGGCCGTCGGGGCTCATCATGATCATGCCCGCCCAGCCGCCGCGCATGGTCGAGCGCTCGAAGGCCGGGAAGCGCCCGGCGAGCCGCTCGCGGCAGAGCGCCACGTAGCTCTCGTCCACGCCCTCGTCGTACTTCTCCGGGTCCGCGTGCCCCGAGCCCAGCTCGACCCCGATGAGCGTGCACCCGCGTCCCTCGGGTCGCATCCAGGCCCTGTGCATGGCGTCGATCACCACCGGGTGGCGGCGCGTGAAGCCGTCGGGCCAGCGGAAGATCGAGACCTGGATGCGGTAGGGCGTGAGGCCGAAGTCGAGCCCGAGAGGCTCGAGGAGGCGCCCGGCCCAGGCCCCCGGCACCGCGACGACGACAGGCGCGGCGATCCTGCCCCGGCTGGTCTCCACGCCGGCGACGCGGCCGCCTTCGGTGGCGCCGCGGCCGCTTTCGATAATGATGCGGAGCGCCTCAGAGCCCGTCTCGATGGTGGCGCCGAGGCGCCGCGCGGCCTCGGCGAAAGCAAACGTGGTGGCGTTGGGATCGGCGAAGCCCGAGCCGGGCTCGTAGGCGGCGGCGCCGATGTCGTCCACGCGGAGGTCGGGAGAGATCGCGCACAGCTCGTCCTTGGAGACGAGGCGCGTGTCGATGCCGATCCGCTGCTGCATTGCGACGTTGGCAGCCAGGGCGTCCGCGTGGGCGGGGCCGACGATCTGGACGAAGCCCGTGGCGTCGAAGCCGCAGTCGCCGCCCACGACGTTGGCGAAATCGCGGAAGACCTTGAGGCTCTCCCAGGCGAGGCGGGACTCGGCCTCGTTGGTGTAGTGCATCCGGACGAGCGAGCCCGACTTCCCGGTGGCGCCGGCGGCCAGGTGCCGCCGCTCGACGACCGTGACGCGCCTGACGCCGAGACTCGCCAGACTGAAGGCCGCACTGGCGCCGTTGACGCCTCCGCCGATGATGACTACGTCCGCACTCGCCATGGGTTCGCCGCGATTGTGACACGCTTGACAGGCCCCCGGGAAGGTCCTATAAACGTCGCCACACACCGCTGTAGCAGGATCAGGCTGTACCCGAGCCAAACCTAACGGAGGTGCACCCCATGCCGGTCACTCGACGCGAGTTGCTCAAGGGCGCGGCAGCCCTCGGAGTCGCCGGGGCGCTGCCCCAGGCGTTCCCGGGCGCGGCGCAGGCCCAGACCACCCAGAAGAAGGAGCTCGTCACCGCCCAGGCCGGCGATATCTCCAAGTTCGACCCGCACTACAGCACCTCGTCCAACGACATCCGCGTCTCGTTCAACCTCTTCGACAACCTGACGAGCCGGCACCCCGACGGCAAGCTCCACCCGGGGCTCGCGACGGAGTGGAAGCTCGACGGCCAGACGACCTGGAGGTTCAAGCTCCGCCAGGGCGTCAAGTTCCACAACGGCGACCCCTTCACCTCGGCGGACGCCAAGTTCAGCCTCGATCGCACGTACGATCCGAGCGTCAAGACGATGGTCGCGACAGTGTTCACGACGATCGACCGGATCGAGGCTCCCGACCCCTACACGCTCGTCATCCACACCAAGAAGCCCGACCCGTTGCTGCCCGCGCGCCTGGCCTTCTACGGCGGCCAGATCGTGCCGAAGAAATACGTCGAGTCCGTCGGCAACGACACCTTCAACGCCAAACCGGTCGGCACGGGACCCATCAGCTTCAGCTCGTGGGTCAAGGACGACAAGGCAGTCTTCGACGCCTACGCGGGCTACTGGGGAGGGAAGATCGACGTCGACCGCTGGATCATGCGCGCCATCCCCGAGACGTCGCCGCGCATCGCGGCGCTCCTCAAGGGCGAGGTGGACATCATCACCCAGCTGCCGCCGGATCAAGAGGACCGCGTCAAGGCCAATGCCGCCACGCGGGTGGAGGGCGCGCTCTACGCGGGTCTGTACTGCTTGGGGGTGAACAGCAAGCGGCCCCCGCTCGACAACCCGCTCGTCAAGCAGGCGCTGTCGCTGGCCATCGACAGGGATCTGATCGTCAAGGAGCTCTGGAAGGGGCGGGGCATCGTTCCGAGCCAGCCCATCGCCAAGGGCGACAACCACTTTGATCCGAAGCTGCCGCCGCTCGCCTACAACCCCAAGGAAGCCCGCGAACGGCTGAAGAAGGCCGGCTACAAGGGCGAGGAGATCTTCCTCGAGACCACGGTTGCCTACGTCGCCCAGGACAAGCCCATGTCCGAGGCCATCGCGGCGATGTGGAAGGACGTCGGCGTCAACGTCAAGGTCGAGGTGGTCGAGTTCTCGGTGCGCGCCCAGAAGAGCCGGGAGAAGGCCTTCAAGGGTGTGTGGTGGGGTGACCCGACGTCCACGCTCGGCGACCCCGACGGGATGATGTGGCGCCTGCTGGGTCCGGGCGGCATCTACGACTACTGGCGCGATGCCAAGTTCGACGAGCTCGGCAACGCCGCGCGCTTCTCAGTGGACGAGAAGTTCCGCGCAGACGCTTACCGCGAGATGACAAAGGTCTTCCTGGAGAACTTCCCGTGGCTGCCCGTGATCCAGCCGTACGAGGACTACGGCCTCCAGAAGTACGTCGAGTGGACCCCGAACCCGAACCAGCAGTTCGAGCTCCGGCGCTTCAACTTCAAGTTCCGCCGCGCGTAGACTCGTCCCTCTCCCTCCCTCTCTCCCGTTGGGGGAGAGGGAAGGGGTGAGGGGGCTTGCCCCGTGCGCGGAC
This DNA window, taken from Candidatus Methylomirabilota bacterium, encodes the following:
- a CDS encoding DNA-3-methyladenine glycosylase 2 family protein, yielding MTPSALRHLSRTDPVMRRIIRAIGPCTLEPHRLRWTPFQALVRAVVYQQLHGRAAKAILDRFIALFDSRGFPSPGAVLAVDPRRMRRVGLSRAKVRAIKDIARQAAAGVVPTRRAAARLSDDELVERLTAARGVGRWTVEMFLIFTLGREDVLPVDDFGVREGYRVAYGLRKQPKPKALLAFGERWRPHRTTAAWYLWRAADRARRPALPKR
- a CDS encoding FAD-binding oxidoreductase; its protein translation is MASADVVIIGGGVNGASAAFSLASLGVRRVTVVERRHLAAGATGKSGSLVRMHYTNEAESRLAWESLKVFRDFANVVGGDCGFDATGFVQIVGPAHADALAANVAMQQRIGIDTRLVSKDELCAISPDLRVDDIGAAAYEPGSGFADPNATTFAFAEAARRLGATIETGSEALRIIIESGRGATEGGRVAGVETSRGRIAAPVVVAVPGAWAGRLLEPLGLDFGLTPYRIQVSIFRWPDGFTRRHPVVIDAMHRAWMRPEGRGCTLIGVELGSGHADPEKYDEGVDESYVALCRERLAGRFPAFERSTMRGGWAGMIMMSPDGRPIIDQIPSVPGLWVMLGDSGTSFKTAPAIGRCLAEWIVKGKPETADLSRFRSTRFAEGAPWVDPTGYGIERLTISR
- a CDS encoding ABC transporter substrate-binding protein; the protein is MPVTRRELLKGAAALGVAGALPQAFPGAAQAQTTQKKELVTAQAGDISKFDPHYSTSSNDIRVSFNLFDNLTSRHPDGKLHPGLATEWKLDGQTTWRFKLRQGVKFHNGDPFTSADAKFSLDRTYDPSVKTMVATVFTTIDRIEAPDPYTLVIHTKKPDPLLPARLAFYGGQIVPKKYVESVGNDTFNAKPVGTGPISFSSWVKDDKAVFDAYAGYWGGKIDVDRWIMRAIPETSPRIAALLKGEVDIITQLPPDQEDRVKANAATRVEGALYAGLYCLGVNSKRPPLDNPLVKQALSLAIDRDLIVKELWKGRGIVPSQPIAKGDNHFDPKLPPLAYNPKEARERLKKAGYKGEEIFLETTVAYVAQDKPMSEAIAAMWKDVGVNVKVEVVEFSVRAQKSREKAFKGVWWGDPTSTLGDPDGMMWRLLGPGGIYDYWRDAKFDELGNAARFSVDEKFRADAYREMTKVFLENFPWLPVIQPYEDYGLQKYVEWTPNPNQQFELRRFNFKFRRA